A genomic stretch from Acropora palmata chromosome 13, jaAcrPala1.3, whole genome shotgun sequence includes:
- the LOC141863680 gene encoding sonic hedgehog protein-like encodes MPYRKNPQLVQLWGARACIQWKCKLALLLAIANCGFILACGPGKTATVDRPKNSPMKLKQSIPSLEETSISASGKYRGKVPRGSAAYKALQPNYNPDIVFKDEKHGDSRRMTKNCKVKLNELARLVKKKWGSEGVKLRVISAYDIDDVNIRRHGKTSLHHEGRAVDLTTSDRDKEKYPILGSMARDAGFNWVLYATKGYIHASVKADDDADYRKAGCFPETAAVHLEGGATKTMKDLQIGDRVASMDSHGKIVYSKVLTFLDIKRNSTNEYITIQTENPAAKLAITESHLIYQLNKQSLRETALFARDLRVGNFVYVRQGSTLEKFTAGRVAAIARSQGKGVYAPLTEEGNIVVDNVLCSCYAVFSDAQVAHYSFAPLRFAEWLFPGIASHNTSGVHWYANLLHNLYATLHYVSGL; translated from the exons ATGCCATACCGAAAAAACCCACAGCTGGTCCAGCTTTGGGGCGCAAGAGCTTGTATACAATGGAAATGTAAGTTGGCTCTATTGCTGGCTATCGCTAACTGCGGATTTATCTTGGCCTGTGGCCCTGGAAAAACTGCAACCGTCGACAGACCTAAAAATTCTCCGATGAAGTTAAAACAGAGCATACCCAGTTTGGAAGAAACCTCCATAAGTGCAAGTGGTAAATACAGAGGAAAAGTTCCAAGAGGAAGCGCAGCTTACAAAGCTCTCCAACCCAATTACAACCCGGATATAGTCTTTAAAGACGAAAAACATGGAGACAGTCGGCGAATGACAAAG AATTGTAAAGTTAAGCTCAATGAACTAGCGAgattggtgaaaaaaaaatggggcaGTGAAGGAGTTAAACTTCGGGTGATCAGTGCCTATGATATCGACGATGTAAACATCAGACGTCATGGGAAAACATCATTGCACCACGAGGGACGAGCAGTTGATCTGACAACTTCAGACAGAGATAAAGAAAAGTATCCTATATTGGGAAGCATGGCACGTGACGCTGGATTTAACTGGGTGCTTTATGCAACCAAAGGCTACATTCATGCTTCGGTGAAAGCAG ATGACGATGCAGATTACAGAAAAGCGGGATGCTTTCCAGAAACCGCTGCAGTTCATCTTGAAGGAGGCGCTACAAAAACTATGAAAGATTTACAAATAGGCGACAGAGTAGCAAGCATGGATTCGCACGGAAAAATTGTCTACAGCAAGGTTCTGACTTTTCTAGACATCAAACGCAACTCAACTAATGAGTATATCACAATCCAAACGGAAAACCCCGCTGCGAAATTGGCAATAACAGAATCACACCTGATCTATCAACTAAACAAACAATCGTTGCGGGAGACAGCGCTTTTTGCACGCGACCTTAGGGTGGGAAACTTTGTTTATGTTCGTCAAGGGTCGACATTGGAAAAGTTCACAGCGGGGAGAGTGGCAGCTATCGCAAGAAGCCAAGGTAAAGGAGTATATGCACCGCTCACTGAAGAGGGAAATATTGTTGTGGATAATGTTTTGTGTTCGTGTTACGCAGTTTTTTCAGATGCTCAAGTTGCTCATTATAGCTTCGCTCCCCTTAGATTCGCGGAATGGTTGTTTCCGGGAATTGCTTCCCATAATACATCGGGAGTGCATTGGTATGCAAATCTGCTGCACAACTTGTATGCAACTTTGCATTACGTAAGTGGTCTTTAG